A single window of Onychomys torridus chromosome 8, mOncTor1.1, whole genome shotgun sequence DNA harbors:
- the Mettl22 gene encoding methyltransferase-like protein 22 isoform X1, whose translation MDEVTFKSDTVLSDVHLYTPNQRHLMVRLNGMGQPVFLSQFKLLWSQDSWTDSGAEDNGRRDVSTQETPLAGSGSGHSHEDLSLQAGDDITIQEGLSVPLDEDGDLDVVRRPRAASDPNSAEPARDKVHPMILAQEEDDLMGDQAQESCLHDIIKIEHTMATPLEDVGKQVWRGALFLADYILFRRDLFQGRTVLELGAGTGLASIVAATMAHTVYCTDVGTDLLAMCQRNVALNSHLAATRDGVIKVKELDWLKDDLCTDPKVPFSWSEEDISDLYDHTTVLFAAEVFYDDDLTDALFNTLSRLVHRLKNACTAILSVEKRFNFTLRHLDVTCEAYDHFRASLDSLEKLADGRLRFTVEPVEASFPQLLIYERIRQLELWKIKVEPAA comes from the exons ATGGATGAGGTTACTTTCAAAAGTGACACTGTGCTATCAGATGTCCACCTGTACACCCCCAACCAGAGACACCTCATGGTGCGGCTGAATGGCATGGGACAGCCAG TCTTCCTGTCCCAGTTCAAGCTCCTGTGGAGTCAGGACTCTTGGACAGACTCAGGGGCTGAGGACAATGGTCGCAGAGATGTCTCCACACAGGAGACGCCTCTTGCTGGGTCAGGAAGTGGCCACAGTCATGAGGATTTGTCCCTCCAGGCTGGCGATGACATCACCATCCAGGAAGGGTTGAGTGTTCCCCTGGATGAGGATGGGGACCTGGATGTGGTGCGAAGACCACGGGCTGCTTCTGACCCCAACTCAGCAGAGCCTGCAAGAGACAAGGTACATCCCATGATTCTAGCACAGGAGGAAGATGACCTCATGGGAGATCAAGCACAGGAAAGCTGCCTCCACGACATCATCAAAATAG AGCATACCATGGCCACGCCCCTGGAGGATGTTGGCAAGCAG GTGTGGCGGGGTGCCCTGTTCCTGGCAGACTATATCCTGTTCCGAAGGGACCTCTTCCAGGGACGCACTGTGCTGGAGCTTGGGGCAGGCACAGGGCTTGCCAGCATTGTGGCAGCCACCATGGCACACACCGTTTACTGTACAG ATGTCGGCACAGACCTCCTGGCCATGTGCCAACGAAACGTTGCCCTCAACAGCCACCTGGCTGCCACTAGAG ACGGTGTGATTAAGGTCAAGGAACTGGACTGGCTGAAAGACGACCTCTGCACAG ATCCCAAAGTCCCCTTCAGCTGGTCCGAGGAAGACATCAGTGACCTGTATGATCACACCACTGTGCTGTTTGCAGCTGAAG TGTTCTACGATGATGACTTAACTGATGCCCTGTTTAACACGCTCTCCCGACTCGTCCACAGACTGAAAAATGCCTGCACCGCCATCCTGTCGGTGGAAAAAAG GTTCAACTTCACACTCAGACACTTGGACGTCACGTGTGAAGCCTACGATCACTTCCGTGCCTCCCTGGACTCCCTGGAGAAGCTGGCTGATGGCAGGTTGCGCTTCACGGTGGAGCCTGTAGAGGCCTCCTTCCCACAGCTGCTCATCTATGAGCGCATCCGACAGCTG GAGCTCTGGAAGATCAAAGTGGAGCCAGCAGCTTGA
- the Mettl22 gene encoding methyltransferase-like protein 22 isoform X2, with product MDEVTFKSDTVLSDVHLYTPNQRHLMVRLNGMGQPVFLSQFKLLWSQDSWTDSGAEDNGRRDVSTQETPLAGSGSGHSHEDLSLQAGDDITIQEGLSVPLDEDGDLDVVRRPRAASDPNSAEPARDKVHPMILAQEEDDLMGDQAQESCLHDIIKIEHTMATPLEDVGKQVWRGALFLADYILFRRDLFQGRTVLELGAGTGLASIVAATMAHTVYCTDVGTDLLAMCQRNVALNSHLAATRDGVIKVKELDWLKDDLCTDPKVPFSWSEEDISDLYDHTTVLFAAEVFYDDDLTDALFNTLSRLVHRLKNACTAILSVEKKVQLHTQTLGRHV from the exons ATGGATGAGGTTACTTTCAAAAGTGACACTGTGCTATCAGATGTCCACCTGTACACCCCCAACCAGAGACACCTCATGGTGCGGCTGAATGGCATGGGACAGCCAG TCTTCCTGTCCCAGTTCAAGCTCCTGTGGAGTCAGGACTCTTGGACAGACTCAGGGGCTGAGGACAATGGTCGCAGAGATGTCTCCACACAGGAGACGCCTCTTGCTGGGTCAGGAAGTGGCCACAGTCATGAGGATTTGTCCCTCCAGGCTGGCGATGACATCACCATCCAGGAAGGGTTGAGTGTTCCCCTGGATGAGGATGGGGACCTGGATGTGGTGCGAAGACCACGGGCTGCTTCTGACCCCAACTCAGCAGAGCCTGCAAGAGACAAGGTACATCCCATGATTCTAGCACAGGAGGAAGATGACCTCATGGGAGATCAAGCACAGGAAAGCTGCCTCCACGACATCATCAAAATAG AGCATACCATGGCCACGCCCCTGGAGGATGTTGGCAAGCAG GTGTGGCGGGGTGCCCTGTTCCTGGCAGACTATATCCTGTTCCGAAGGGACCTCTTCCAGGGACGCACTGTGCTGGAGCTTGGGGCAGGCACAGGGCTTGCCAGCATTGTGGCAGCCACCATGGCACACACCGTTTACTGTACAG ATGTCGGCACAGACCTCCTGGCCATGTGCCAACGAAACGTTGCCCTCAACAGCCACCTGGCTGCCACTAGAG ACGGTGTGATTAAGGTCAAGGAACTGGACTGGCTGAAAGACGACCTCTGCACAG ATCCCAAAGTCCCCTTCAGCTGGTCCGAGGAAGACATCAGTGACCTGTATGATCACACCACTGTGCTGTTTGCAGCTGAAG TGTTCTACGATGATGACTTAACTGATGCCCTGTTTAACACGCTCTCCCGACTCGTCCACAGACTGAAAAATGCCTGCACCGCCATCCTGTCGGTGGAAAAAA AGGTTCAACTTCACACTCAGACACTTGGACGTCACGTGTGA